The Streptomyces sp. NBC_01775 genome includes a region encoding these proteins:
- a CDS encoding cytochrome P450 — translation MSSQSATTPLPPSAPRRARVPRVPPAPGALPVLGHAAAFLRDPLAWLARCAASGSGEGVHRLRLWGRPSYLLTDADLVHEVLVTRAGDFEKGGQFYRNARAIFGDTLVTASAAKHPHQRRRMQPVFRRARIAAAVPAMHLEAARIADAWSSGGVVDVVRDSVLYAHRTAVRTLLPVLSTVEVDRLAIASARLIEDLFLRTVLPPQAGVLLRRRFEASLRTLREACVAAVPEARAYAADERSGLLAALLETSPHGDGPASDEEARDHFVSLLMAGTETSVSALAWQLHHLSRDLPLQHRIRDELHAVAGERPVTLEDLERMPLLRRATVETLRCRPPLWMLLRTSVREVRLGGHRFPAGTEFYFSPHQLQHAPGTFAEPERFCPERWPERGPSARDRAFLAFGTGPRKCLGDHFALTSLAVATSAVLTRWTLTPADAKPPRARLRTMQVPLALRLRVERRHSAL, via the coding sequence TTGTCGTCCCAGAGCGCCACCACGCCCCTCCCGCCGTCGGCCCCGCGCCGCGCCCGTGTTCCGCGTGTTCCGCCCGCTCCCGGCGCGCTGCCGGTGCTGGGGCACGCCGCCGCCTTTCTGCGGGATCCGCTCGCCTGGCTGGCGCGGTGCGCCGCGTCCGGCTCGGGAGAGGGCGTCCACCGGCTGCGGCTGTGGGGGCGGCCCAGCTATCTCCTCACGGACGCCGACCTGGTGCACGAGGTGCTGGTGACCCGCGCCGGGGACTTCGAGAAGGGCGGGCAGTTCTACCGGAACGCGCGTGCGATCTTCGGCGACACCCTCGTCACCGCCTCGGCCGCCAAGCACCCGCACCAGCGGCGCCGGATGCAGCCCGTCTTCCGCCGCGCGCGGATCGCGGCGGCCGTGCCCGCCATGCACCTGGAGGCCGCGCGTATCGCGGACGCCTGGTCCTCGGGCGGCGTGGTCGACGTCGTACGAGACAGCGTCCTGTACGCCCATCGCACCGCCGTGCGCACGCTGTTGCCCGTGCTGTCCACCGTCGAGGTGGACCGGCTGGCGATCGCGTCGGCGCGGCTGATCGAGGACCTGTTCCTGCGCACCGTCCTGCCCCCGCAAGCCGGGGTCCTGCTGCGGCGCCGCTTCGAGGCCTCGCTGCGCACGCTGCGCGAGGCGTGCGTGGCGGCCGTGCCCGAGGCGCGCGCCTACGCGGCCGACGAGCGCTCCGGGCTGCTGGCCGCGCTGCTGGAGACCAGCCCTCACGGGGACGGGCCCGCCAGCGACGAGGAGGCGCGCGACCACTTCGTCTCGCTCCTGATGGCGGGCACGGAGACGAGCGTCAGCGCGCTGGCCTGGCAACTGCACCATCTCAGCCGGGACCTGCCGCTCCAGCACCGGATCCGGGACGAGCTGCACGCGGTGGCGGGCGAGCGGCCGGTCACGCTGGAGGACCTGGAGCGGATGCCGCTGCTGCGGCGGGCGACGGTGGAGACGCTGCGCTGCCGTCCACCGCTGTGGATGCTGCTGCGCACCAGCGTGCGCGAGGTGCGGCTGGGCGGCCACCGCTTCCCCGCCGGTACGGAGTTCTACTTCAGCCCGCACCAGCTCCAGCACGCGCCGGGCACCTTCGCGGAGCCGGAGCGCTTCTGTCCCGAACGCTGGCCCGAGCGCGGTCCCTCGGCACGGGACCGCGCCTTCCTGGCCTTCGGCACGGGCCCGCGCAAGTGTCTGGGCGACCACTTCGCGCTGACGTCGCTGGCCGTCGCCACCAGCGCCGTCCTCACCCGCTGGACGCTGACCCCGGCGGACGCGAAGCCTCCCAGGGCGCGGCTGCGGACGATGCAGGTGCCTCTCGCGCTGCGGCTGCGCGTGGAGCGACGGCACTCGGCGCTGTGA
- a CDS encoding cytochrome P450 codes for MPLEPAPAPGGLPLLGHAPRMLHRRLAFLESLRELGPAATIRLGHGTATVLSDHRLVRDVLTARAADFGLSPHFRVMKRIIGNGLLATDGPFHRRQRRLLMPALRHARLRAYAETMSELTERRLEALEEERQPIETDRMLMALATENVTRCLFSSGIDERQVACVAEAVPVLMEWAGSRGMDPTGLLARLPDLVSPLNRRFRHSMAVLDTVVGGLIAARATGLEGAATDGPPADGSPADDSRGDEGPHGDLLDAMLRAADSRTGARMPRRQVHDEAMSFLIASTESVSRTLTWALHLLARSPEARRALYAEADTVLAGRTARWADLPRLTYTRGVLSEALRLYPPGYLISRTAVRETVLRAEGLGELPLPAGAMVMFSYYALQRDPKLFPDPAAFRPERWTGAAEVTSDAPTDAPTDPPTDVTADVTADVTADVTADVAAEVAEGRPDAGAGPVPPVEGPAREAFLPFGLGPHGCLGEGFAWTEMTLVLASLAARWELRAVRERPPRAVAAFSLSFDDARMTAVPRVPGPRNPPHRPRNSPHRAP; via the coding sequence ATGCCCCTCGAACCCGCGCCTGCCCCGGGCGGGCTCCCTCTCCTCGGCCACGCGCCCCGGATGCTGCACCGGCGGCTCGCCTTCCTCGAATCCCTGCGCGAGCTGGGTCCCGCCGCCACCATCCGGCTGGGCCACGGCACCGCCACCGTGCTCAGCGACCACCGGCTGGTGCGCGACGTCCTCACCGCGCGCGCCGCCGATTTCGGCCTCAGCCCGCACTTCCGCGTCATGAAACGGATCATCGGTAACGGCCTGCTCGCCACCGACGGTCCCTTTCACCGCCGTCAGCGCCGACTGCTGATGCCGGCGCTGCGGCACGCCCGGCTGCGTGCCTACGCCGAGACGATGTCCGAGCTGACCGAGCGGCGCCTGGAGGCGCTGGAGGAGGAGCGGCAGCCCATCGAGACGGACCGGATGCTGATGGCGCTGGCCACCGAGAACGTCACCCGCTGCCTGTTCTCCTCCGGCATCGACGAGCGGCAGGTGGCGTGCGTCGCCGAGGCCGTGCCCGTCCTCATGGAGTGGGCGGGCAGCCGGGGCATGGACCCCACCGGACTGCTGGCCCGTCTCCCGGACCTCGTCAGCCCCCTCAACCGCCGCTTCCGGCACAGCATGGCCGTGCTGGACACCGTCGTCGGCGGCCTGATCGCCGCCCGCGCCACCGGGCTTGAGGGTGCCGCGACGGACGGGCCCCCGGCGGACGGATCTCCGGCGGACGACTCCCGGGGGGACGAGGGCCCGCACGGCGATCTGCTGGACGCCATGCTGCGCGCCGCCGACTCCCGGACCGGTGCGCGGATGCCCCGCCGCCAAGTGCACGACGAGGCCATGTCGTTCCTGATCGCGAGCACCGAGTCCGTCTCGCGCACGCTCACCTGGGCCCTGCACCTGCTGGCCCGGAGCCCCGAGGCACGGCGTGCGCTGTACGCGGAGGCCGACACCGTGCTCGCGGGCCGCACCGCGCGCTGGGCGGACCTGCCACGTCTGACGTACACGCGCGGGGTGCTGAGCGAGGCGCTGCGCCTGTATCCGCCCGGCTATCTCATCTCCCGTACCGCCGTGCGGGAGACCGTGCTGCGCGCCGAGGGGCTCGGCGAACTGCCGCTGCCGGCGGGCGCGATGGTGATGTTCTCCTACTACGCGCTCCAGCGTGACCCGAAGCTCTTCCCCGACCCCGCGGCCTTCCGGCCCGAGCGGTGGACGGGTGCGGCCGAGGTGACGTCCGATGCGCCGACCGATGCGCCGACCGATCCGCCGACCGACGTGACGGCTGATGTGACGGCTGATGTGACGGCTGATGTGACGGCGGACGTGGCGGCCGAGGTGGCGGAGGGGCGGCCGGACGCGGGGGCCGGGCCCGTACCGCCGGTGGAGGGCCCGGCGCGGGAGGCGTTCTTGCCCTTCGGGCTCGGCCCGCACGGCTGTCTCGGCGAGGGCTTCGCCTGGACGGAGATGACCCTCGTGCTGGCATCGCTGGCGGCGCGCTGGGAGCTGCGCGCGGTGCGCGAGCGGCCCCCGCGCGCCG